The DNA window TCAGAGGTGTACCTGGACGAGTTGTACGTGCGTCCCGAGAGCCGGCGTCAGGGATACGGCACCCAGCTGGTGCGTGCCGTGCGGCACTGGGCCGACCAGATTGGAGCGCAACGGGTGCGGCTGCGCGTGCTCACCTCCAACGCCGACGGGCGGGCATTTTGGGCGTCGCAGGACGCCATTCCGCTTAGCATGACGCTCACCATTGAGGGCGAGGCATCCGATAATCCCGACCGGGACGAAGGATCTGAAAAGATCGGGTTTTCTTCGGAACGGAACGCATAATGTCCCGTCCAACCTCGTGCTTCTTCTAATGGAGAAGAGAATGAACTTTCCAATGCGGGTGTAGCTCAGCGGCTAGAGCATCTGCTTGCCATGCAGAAGGTCGTGGGTTCGACTCCCATCACCCGCTCTTCAGAGCGAGACGGACCGGCAGGTTCGTCTCGCTTTTTTTATTTCAGATGGGGCGAAGGCCGACACTCCGAATCTCATCCAAAGGATGACGCGGAGGAGGGGAATTTCTCCTTTTATTTTGAAAACAGCGGTCGGAGGGTTACCTTTCTCGTATCCTCTGCTATTTTAGGAGCAACGCGGATTGTAGCCGCCGAGTCTTCCTCCAAACATCCACTCCGTTTACCACAAGTCCCTTCTACACTATGTCGTCGAATGACCGCTCCACAGACCATATTCGTGTCTACCTCGTCGACGATCACCCCGCCATCCGCGAGGCCATCCGCGACACCATTGAAGGCACGATCGACATGGAGATCTGCGGGGAAACCAGTTCGTCCGATGAGGCCTTTCGCGAGATTGAGGAAATTCAGCCTGACGTTGCCATCGTCGACATCTCGTTGAATGATGCGCACGGGCTTGATCTCGTCCAAAATGTGCGTTCTCAGTATCCGGAGGTGCGGATGATTGTCTTCTCCATGTACGATGAGAACGTCTACGCCGAGCGGGCCATTCGGGCCGGGGCGGCGGGGTATCTCATGAAAAGTGAGCCGACGAAGAATATTATCGAGGCCGTTCGATCCGCCCATGATGGAGAGGTCTACCTGAGCCGCAAAATGTCGTCGCGGATTCTCAACAAGGTGGCCATGGGGCGCACGGCAGAGCCGAGCTTTGCGATCGACGAGCTGACCGATCGGGAAATGGCGGTCTTCCAGATGCTCGGACAGGGCTACAGCGTTCAGGAAATCCAGGATCGGCTAAGCCTGAGCCGAAAGACCATTGAAACGTACCGTCGGCGAGCCAAGGAAAAGCTCGGGTTCGACACCGTCTCGGAGCTGCTGCAGTATGCCGTGCAGTGGACGTACGGACAGGGCACGCACGGGGAAGGCGAAGCTTCTGCCCAGCAATCCTCCTAGGGGCAAGGCATGGTTCCCTGATGATTCCGTTCATCTCTCTCGTAACCAGGGGAACGACGGACGGTGCGGGTAAGCAACGCATATCTGCCGTACGTCTTTTCGGTCCCGTTCAATGAAGGAGTGCGCGCGGGGAATTCTTCGTGCAGGCGTTCGAATAAGGGAGTGTCCTTTCTCCTTGACGACGCCGATGGATTTTGCTTCGTGGAACGCGCTGTGATATCTGTGGGGGCATATGTACCCGTCTTCAGCTCCCACCATTCCTCGTCGGCTCCTGGGCATCTGTGTGCCTTTGCGAGATTAATCCCAGGACCGACACGTCGGAGTGCCGTTGGAGTCCAGCGGCGCCCTGAACGAAGTGAGGAAGTAGTTTTGGGCTGCGCCCTGAGCGAAGTGAGGAAGTAGTTTTGGGCTGCG is part of the Salinibacter sp. 10B genome and encodes:
- a CDS encoding GNAT family N-acetyltransferase, encoding MDHPDVRQARMSDQDAVADLWMTLLTAQSEMDDRVGASDDARERWENDFPMWLDDETARLYVVENEEGSIVGFASARRWGPAPIYEESSEVYLDELYVRPESRRQGYGTQLVRAVRHWADQIGAQRVRLRVLTSNADGRAFWASQDAIPLSMTLTIEGEASDNPDRDEGSEKIGFSSERNA
- a CDS encoding response regulator transcription factor produces the protein MSSNDRSTDHIRVYLVDDHPAIREAIRDTIEGTIDMEICGETSSSDEAFREIEEIQPDVAIVDISLNDAHGLDLVQNVRSQYPEVRMIVFSMYDENVYAERAIRAGAAGYLMKSEPTKNIIEAVRSAHDGEVYLSRKMSSRILNKVAMGRTAEPSFAIDELTDREMAVFQMLGQGYSVQEIQDRLSLSRKTIETYRRRAKEKLGFDTVSELLQYAVQWTYGQGTHGEGEASAQQSS